The following nucleotide sequence is from Peribacillus sp. ACCC06369.
GGAGGTTGCACCACATATTTCGATATGCCATTGAATGGAATCCCTTCAACCATCGATCGAAAGGCTCTCCTTGAAAAGGGCAAGATCGGTGAAGGGAAATCAGTTATAGACTTTGGATTATGGGGAGGGCTGGTCCCGGGAAATATTGATGAATTAGAGGAGCTATCAAAATCTGGAGTCATCGGTTTTAAAGCTTTTCTCTCAGAGACGGGAAATGATGAGTTTGAGCGTGCGGATGATTTCACCCTTTTACATGGTATGAAGAAAATTGCAGAATTGGGCAAGGTCTTGGCCCTTCATGCGGAAAGTGATTCGATCACTCAATGGCTGAAGCAAGAAAAAGAGAAGGATGGACTATTCAGTGCGAATGATTATGCAGCCACAAGACCTGTGCAAGCAGAAGCGGAGGCTGTGGAACGTGCCATCGCATATTCCGAGTTAACAGGCTGTCCCCTGCACTTTGTCCATATTAGTAGTGGCTTGGCCATTGAAAAAATTGAATCGGCCAAACAAAAGGGACTGGATGTAACGGTTGAAACGTGTCCACATTATTTATTATTCAATCAGGGTGATTTAATAGAAAAAGGTGCGGTTGCAAAATGTGCTCCCCCACTAAGGGAAAGAGAAGAACAAGAAAGATTGATAGCCTGTTTAATGGAAGGGAAATTCGATATGATTTCTTCCGACCACTCACCATGTCCTTATGAGTTGAAAGACCCTGGCGTACATAATATTTTCGAAGCGTGGGGTGGAATAAGCGGGGGGCAATTTTCACTGATGTCGATGATAGAATTGGCTGTATTGCACGATATCCCACTTCACAAAGTCGCTGAGTGGACA
It contains:
- a CDS encoding allantoinase, whose protein sequence is MSIYDLIIRNGYVVFPDEVKKADLAIRDGVIVKIGDRLSGKADEEYDADGQHIFPGMIDVHVHFSEPGRAHWEGFETGSQMMAAGGCTTYFDMPLNGIPSTIDRKALLEKGKIGEGKSVIDFGLWGGLVPGNIDELEELSKSGVIGFKAFLSETGNDEFERADDFTLLHGMKKIAELGKVLALHAESDSITQWLKQEKEKDGLFSANDYAATRPVQAEAEAVERAIAYSELTGCPLHFVHISSGLAIEKIESAKQKGLDVTVETCPHYLLFNQGDLIEKGAVAKCAPPLREREEQERLIACLMEGKFDMISSDHSPCPYELKDPGVHNIFEAWGGISGGQFSLMSMIELAVLHDIPLHKVAEWTASAPANRFGLSSRKGQIKDGMDADLAIVSLDVPHEASETNFFAKHKQSLYMGHSFPCRITATFNRGKIVYKNNVISERERGEWLKVIDSSIAVNK